A region of the Acidimicrobiales bacterium genome:
TAGCTCAGTTGGTCAGAGCACACGGCTCATAATCGTGTGGTCGTCGGTTCGAGTCCGACCGCCGCTACTCGCCCGACGGGAGGGCCCCGCCGGAAATGGTGACCGAGGGTGGTCGCTGTGCCCGCCCCGGGCGGGGTCGCTGGCGCGCCGGCCGCCGTGTCGTAGACTCGCCGAATGGCTCGGAACGAGAAGCGCATCAAGGTCACCCTTGCCTGCGAGGTGTGCAAGCGCCGCAACTACATCACCAAGAAGAACAAGACGAACGACCGCGAGCGCATCGAGCTCCAGAAGTACTGCCGCTGGGACCGCCGCCACAC
Encoded here:
- the rpmG gene encoding 50S ribosomal protein L33, yielding MARNEKRIKVTLACEVCKRRNYITKKNKTNDRERIELQKYCRWDRRHTAHKETR